The Pochonia chlamydosporia 170 chromosome 1, whole genome shotgun sequence genome window below encodes:
- a CDS encoding proton myo-inositol cotransporter (similar to Verticillium alfalfae VaMs.102 XP_003002102.1) produces the protein MGVHHIATGADRRDSDKETGASIHHIERHEATDPTLWQSVKRYRNVVWCCISLTTTILLYGYDYVIVGTTSAMPSFQQDFGLELDGRWILPSLWLGLWTFASPGGSILGAFFGGQIQDWIGRRASIGIGSFLSAIAVAICYVSYIPADIDARRGVFLAGKGFQGLAIGIVTTTTQTYMSEVLPPSLRGPILAFFPMFTLLGQLIGAAVIFGCMKLPRGYAVCFASQWPFSFVPMIVAFFIPESPTYLVRKNRMAQALNCQKRLEPGDGDAQQTIEVIQRNIEHERKMTKATYIDCFKRSNLKRTLIVMFAGSVPQIFGLSLLAKASYFAQVVGMSANKSVILLIVGIVCGLGANTASIWVLHHVGRRRLVLYGLLGVAFLWFTMGISGIWDKEPTIIYTAFSMIAIIVVAGLSVWPASYAVGAETSSLHLRGKSQGIGWLTAGASASIFGFFLPYLYNSDAANLRSKIGFIFSALCALSAVVSYFYVPEMKGRTPAEIDRMFEAKVPAKDFGNWTLPSSHSSQIDADEKRGEA, from the exons ATGGGAGTACACCACATTGCCACTGGCGCCGATCGGCGGGATAGTGACAAGGAGACGGGCGCTTCAATTCATCACATTGAAAGGCATGAAGCGACGGACCCTACGTTATGGCAGTCTGTGAAGCGATACAGAAACGTGGTTTGGTGCTGTATCAGCTTGACTACAACTATTCTTCTCTATGGCTACGATTATGTCATTGTTGGAACGACGTCGGCTATGCCTAGCTTTCA ACAAGACTTTggacttgaacttgatggaCGTTGGATTCTGCCCTCCTTATGGTTGGGTCTGTGGACATTTGCGAGTCCAGGCGGCTCCATCCTTGGGGCCTTCTTCGGCGGTCAAATTCAGGATTGGATAGGCCGACGGGCTTCAATCGGCATCGGATCATTTTTATCTGCAATTGCAGTAGCCATATGCTACGTCTCCTACATTCCGGCTGATATTGATGCTCGACGCGGTGTCTTTTTGGCTGGCAAAGGGTTTCAGggtcttgccattggcattgttACCACGACCACGCAGACATACATGTCCGAAGTTCTGCCCCCGAGTCTTCGAGGTCCGATCCTCGCCTTTTTCCCCATGTTCACCCTCCTTGGCCAACTCATTGGCGCGGCTGTTATTTTCGGCTGCATGAAATTGCCCAGAGGGTATGCCGTCTGCTTTGCCTCACAGTGGCCATTCTCTTTTGTGCCAATGATTGTGGCATTTTTCATCCCCGAGAGCCCGACATATCTTGTCCGAAAGAATAGAATGGCTCAAGCTCTCAATTGCCAGAAGCGTCTCGAGCCCGGAGACGGCGACGCGCAACAAACTATCGAAGTCATCCAGCGAAATATCGAACACGAACGGAAAATGACAAAGGCAACCTATATAGATTGCTTTAAACGCTCCAACTTGAAGAGAACATTAATTGTAATGTTCGCTGGATCTGTACCACAAATCTTTGGTCTCAGTTTGCTTGCAAAGGCTAGCTACTTTGCCCAAGTAGTTGGCATGTCGGCAAACAAGAGCGTGATTTTGTTGATCGTGGGCATAGTATGTGGTCTGGGGGCCAATACAGCCAGTATTTGGGTTCTTCACCACGTAGGTCGCCGCCGCCTTGTGCTGTATGGTCTACTTGGTGTAGCATTTTTATGGTTCACGATGGGAATCTCCGGCATCTGGGACAAGGAGCCAACGATCAT ATACACCGCCTTCAGTATGATAGCCATCATCGTTGTAGCCGGACTCAGTGTGTGGCCCGCATCGTATGCCGTAGGAGCGGAAACGTCGTCCTTGCACCTGCGAGGAAAGTCTCAGGGCATTGGATGGCTAACAGCAGGTGCCTCGGCGTCCATATTTGGCTTTTTTCTTCCCTATCTATACAACTCCGATGCAGCCAACCTGAGGTCCAAAATTGGGTTCATTTTTTCCGCCTTATGTGCTCTCTCGGCTGTTGTGTCATATTTCTACGTCCCGGAAATGAAGGGCCGCACACCTGCAGAGATTGATCGAATGTTTGAGGCCAAGGTACCAGCCAAGGACTTTGGGAATTGGACGCTGCCATCTTCGCACAGTTCTCAGATAGACGCGGATGAGAAGAGAGGAGAGGCATAA